In Fibrobacter sp. UWP2, the sequence CGAGAACTGCCAGTAGCCAGCCGGGATCATCATGGAGAAGGAATCCCCCGCGAACACGCTCTGGAAGAACGGAGTCCCCGGCAGGAACACCCTAAAGTGGGAGCCGACCGCCACAGGAGGTTCCGTCAGTTCCTCGTAGTAGAGAACGCTACTGAAAATGGCCGCCTTCTCGAGCTTGATGGAGTCAAACTCGCCGGACTCGGCCGTCGTTTGCGGCAAATAAGAGATTTCGGCAGTATTCGTATCGATGACCGCGAGCTGGAAGGTATCGCCCAGCGCCTTGGAAGTATCGAACGTGAAGGCTCCCGTAGAGTCCGTTTGGGTCTCCACGTATTCAGGGACGTGCATAGCATCCTTAGCATCCACAACAGTAGCCATGCGAACCGTCGCACCCGACGCCACTTTGCCGTTGGAGCGCAGAACCTTGCCCGAGATAAATGCAAGCGTATTGCCCGTATCAGTCACGGTACCGGAAATATTCAATTCGTCGTCGCCCTCGCCCGTAGAGCAGGCAACAAAGGAGGCCATGGCGACCGTCAAAACCGCGAAAGAGTACTTAAGGAAATTCATCAGTCTTCCTCCTTTTCCGTTTCGGGGGGCAAGATTGTCTTTTCCTTGCTCAACGGGAAGAACTGAATGTTCATCTCGCAAACCATCGACTCGCCCTCGTCGGAACGAATAATATCAACGACCTCTTTACGGAACAGATCAATCTTGCTAATGATACGCTCCAACCCCTGGGCCGAGACGCTCATCGTCATACAAGATACATTTCTGCGCTCGGTGCTGTAGTGGTCCAGGGCGTTCTTGCCCAAATCGATCATCTGCTTTTGGAACTGGTGTACAAAAAGCGGGGCAATTTCATTCCCGTTGGTGATCGCCTTGTTCACCGAACGGTAGTAGCCGTTTTCGTCCTCTTCAATCAAACCCATGTTCAGCAAAAGCTGGATGGACTGTTTCGCCTGCGGGAGGGTAATCTTCGGGTTCAGGAACAGCGCCAGTTCCTGGATATTCTTTTCGTTGATGTTTAGAACGGCCAAGGCTTCACGGACAACCACATAGTACCACTTACTGTAGTACTCCTGCTGGTTCTTGGTGATGCTCTTGATGGTGCGTGGGAGCAGAGCCGACATTTGGTCAAAGATCTGCTGCTTTGAGGCGGCGGTCGTCGCGTGCGTGAAGTCGACCATCAAGGTAAAGTAGCGGCCTTCGCGCTCGTTGAGGCCGAGGGCGGCAATAAACTTGGGAAGCATCTGCGGCGTAAGGGACTTACGGCCGCGGATCAAATCCAGATAAAAGCCCGAGGAGGAATACCCGGCTTTTTTGGCAAATGACCTGTATGAAAAATAGCGCTGGACGGACTTACGGTACTCGTAATAGTCCTGCAGGTATTTGCGGTAGTTGTAATAGGCGTATACGTTCATCGTTATGAAAAATAAATTATTCTTTTTTTGGGAACAACCCCCGAGAACGCAAAAAGATATGTAAAAAGTAAAAAACCTTGAATTTTAACAAAAATTAGGGAACGTACTGGGAACACTTTCGTGAACAGGGGCAAAAAAAGAGTACCCATTAAAGAATTTTTTGTCTAATTTTAGGGAACACCCAATCCCATCCCTCGGACCTTCGGTTGTACTCCACCGAAGGTCCTTTTTCGTACCCTAGACTAGGGAGGGCGCAACCCTCCCAAACCCTCCTTTGTCTGCTACAGACTGGTTGATTTTCTATCTTTTTATGCATGAACATAAAGCAGTCGGTCACTGGGCTTTTATTGCGCGGGCTCCGCATCGCGGGCCTCCTACTCGTTATATATGTAAGCATGGTATTCTACCTCGCCCTCACGGAGCGCAGGAACGCCTACCCTCGCGCCATTACCCACACTGAGGCGGAAGCCGCCATCCAAAACACCGCCAACCCAATCACCTGCACACTCGCCGACGGGACGGTTCTTAGCGGCTGGTCCATCGGCAACACACAGGATCCGGTTCTGCTCTACTACCCCGACGCCGACGAAGACGCCGCCCAGTTCCTTGCGGAAGTCCAGCAAATTCAAGGACTTACGCTAGTCTCGTTCAATCTCCGCGGGAGTGCCAGCAACAAGGGAACACCTTCCGCCGACACCTTTGAACCCGACGCCAAGGAAATCGCGGAATGCGCAAGCCAGGTCAACGGACAAAAGCCCGTAGCCCTCGCCGGTCGCGGCACAGGCGCCATTCTCGCCGCAGAACAGCTCGGGGACGGCCAAAAAGTGGTACTAATTGACCCAGTTTTAAGCATTGCCGACGCCATTTCAGACAAATACCGTTTTTTGTACCCCAAATTTTTGGTCCGAGCCAAGGAAAAACTCCCCATCGAAAGGCTCAAAAAACGAATTTCTCAGGTTTTTCTGCTATTTGATCGGCAAACACACTGTGACCGAAATCACAAAGTCATCAGTGAGATTCCTCTAATTCGTGTCAAATATCGACAACAAAGTACACTTTCCGAAGCTTTAAAAAGCATCTTATTTGAATAACAAATCGTCAGCAATCCCTTTATTTATCAACCTTTGAACAAACTCAAAAATTAATTTGTACTAATTTTAAACATTGTATTAAGTACAAAATTTGCTAAAAATCACATTCTTCTTTTTTTATTATAAACTTGCAATTCTATTTGCAATTTGTTAATTTATCGCTAAGAACTAAACTAATTCAAATAAATGAGGTGTATAATGAACAAATTCACAATCAAGATGGACATTCGCGGTTTCATCCGATTCAGCGAAGAAGTTGCCAAGGAGCTTAAGCTCGACAAGAACCCCTATGCAGATATCGAAGTCGACAAAGAGGGCAAGCGCATTGCCGTCACTCCCTGCAAGACCATCAAGACCACTTCCTTCCGTTTTATGCCCAATGGCACCGGCTACCTCCTGTATTTCAAGGGAGCCATGAACGCTGTGGGTTTCAAGGTCGTCACTGGCGCCTACACCATGGTCAAGGAAGGTGGCAAATGTGTATTTACCGGTAAGACACCCGCCAAAAAGAAAGGCTCCTGGGAACTCATCGCCTGCCGCAACTCCGCTGGCATCCCGATGCTCTCCATCGACAGCCGCGGCACCATCATCTTCGACAAGCGCAGCTGCACTGCCGTCGAAACGGTCAAGAACGACACAATGATTGCCGAATACGATACTGCAAAGAAGACCTTCAAGCTGACCTTCAGCA encodes:
- a CDS encoding TIGR02147 family protein, producing the protein MNVYAYYNYRKYLQDYYEYRKSVQRYFSYRSFAKKAGYSSSGFYLDLIRGRKSLTPQMLPKFIAALGLNEREGRYFTLMVDFTHATTAASKQQIFDQMSALLPRTIKSITKNQQEYYSKWYYVVVREALAVLNINEKNIQELALFLNPKITLPQAKQSIQLLLNMGLIEEDENGYYRSVNKAITNGNEIAPLFVHQFQKQMIDLGKNALDHYSTERRNVSCMTMSVSAQGLERIISKIDLFRKEVVDIIRSDEGESMVCEMNIQFFPLSKEKTILPPETEKEED
- a CDS encoding alpha/beta hydrolase, with the translated sequence MNIKQSVTGLLLRGLRIAGLLLVIYVSMVFYLALTERRNAYPRAITHTEAEAAIQNTANPITCTLADGTVLSGWSIGNTQDPVLLYYPDADEDAAQFLAEVQQIQGLTLVSFNLRGSASNKGTPSADTFEPDAKEIAECASQVNGQKPVALAGRGTGAILAAEQLGDGQKVVLIDPVLSIADAISDKYRFLYPKFLVRAKEKLPIERLKKRISQVFLLFDRQTHCDRNHKVISEIPLIRVKYRQQSTLSEALKSILFE